One window of the Eucalyptus grandis isolate ANBG69807.140 chromosome 8, ASM1654582v1, whole genome shotgun sequence genome contains the following:
- the LOC104415851 gene encoding WD repeat domain-containing protein 83: MGEGDLPRTEAGVLRGHEGAVLAARFNGDGNYCLSCGKDRTIRLWNPHRGIHIKTYKSHGREVRDVHCTSDNSKLISCGGDRQIFYWDVSTGRVIRRFRGHDSEVNAVKFNDYASVVVSAGYDRSVRAWDCRSHSTEPIQIINTFQDSVMSVCLTKTEIIGGSVDGTVRTFDIRIGREISDDLGQPVNCISMSNDGNCILASCLDSTLRLVDRSAGELLQEYKGHTCKSYKLDCCLTNTDAHVAGGSEDGYVFFWDLVDASVISKFRAHSSVVTSVSYHPKEDCMITASVDGTIKVWKT, translated from the exons atgggcgaGGGCGATCTCCCCCGGACGGAGGCGGGCGTGCTCCGGGGACACGAGGGCGCGGTGCTGGCCGCCCGGTTCAACGGCGACGGCAACTACTGCCTCAGCTGCGGCAAGGACCGCACCATCCGCCTCTGGAACCCCCACCGCGGCATCCACATCAAGACCTACAAGTCCCACGGCCGCGAGGTCCGCGACGTCCACTGCACCTC GGACAATTCAAAGTTGATATCTTGCGGTGGTGACCGGCAGATATTCTATTGGGATGTGTCGACTGGCCGAGTCATTAGGAGATTCCGTGGGCATGATAGCGAG GTGAATGCAGTAAAGTTTAACGACTATGCATCTGTCGTAGTATCAGCCGGCTATGATCGTTCAGTGCGTGCTTGGGATTGCAGATCTCATAGCACTGAGCCGATTCAG ATTATCAACACGTTTCAAGACAGTGTGATGTCTGTTTGCTTAACAAAAACTGAAATTATTGGTGGAAGCGTTGATGGTACTGTTCGAACATTTGATATTCGTATTGGTAG AGAAATATCTGACGACTTGGGGCAACCTGTCAACTGTATTTCAATGTCAAATGATGGTAACTGCATATTGGCAAGTTGTTTAGATTCAACTTTGCGTCTTGTAGATAG GTCTGCCGGTGAGCTATTGCAAGAATATAAGGGCCATACTTGCAAG TCCTACAAATTGGATTGCTGTCTTACTAATACTGATGCACATGTGGCTGGTGGATCTGAGGACGGTTATGTCTTCTTCTGGGATTTGGTCGATGCATCAGTGATATCCAAATTTCGAGCTCATTCCTCTGTG GTAACAAGTGTAAGTTATCATCCAAAGGAAGACTGTATGATCACTGCCTCTGTGGATGGCACAATTAAGGTGTGGAAGACATGA